Proteins found in one Gammaproteobacteria bacterium genomic segment:
- a CDS encoding SPOR domain-containing protein: MSEDQLQTDPTLLTEEELNKLGLREHPFTEHADDTYLYSDSQLEMTSNIIMEYLNSPATTIVLTGEDGVGKTTFLRKVLRLGYQQYQFCTLRVNEDTDFEFIENKIKQRWVLPENSGLSSVADLSIENYVITYLREHTHAVLIIDDAHFLDSSTLDRLFTLKHRIGLACPLSLGFILAGENTLKLAITDLEDSNPACTQVYQINVRPFTREQTGQYIEHRLKTAGLENEVLLDEPKITEIYKSTLGNIRQIHEVAVLALQNQCREDSLGNVLDPHITIRNPKPKVPVFLISILAIIGVGFYFNNYFSNKELDDDIIPLQKPLTNEPTLSPIMQGSNIDPAEQTPSLPLPNAPTAPSDKLDVSAIKIPQIAKKEPAVIEDSLLAESIEDLDIKQLETLKEKLTEKNQTSVTENSTPNNSPKIAEKSDPVEKSPTPPTQVAVAKKGENWLKALDPESYTLQVVATKDTKQLESLIKKENLKENYAYFDKPVKDATYYVLVVGNYKTRNDALTAIEKLPSNLRKNKPWPVALKNIQKFLN; encoded by the coding sequence ATGAGTGAAGACCAACTACAGACTGACCCAACCTTGTTAACCGAAGAAGAACTTAACAAGTTAGGTTTAAGAGAGCATCCGTTTACTGAGCATGCTGATGACACATATCTATATAGTGACAGCCAGCTAGAGATGACTTCTAACATTATCATGGAGTACTTGAATAGTCCTGCAACTACCATAGTACTCACTGGTGAAGATGGTGTTGGTAAAACAACGTTTCTACGTAAGGTGCTACGTTTAGGGTATCAGCAATATCAATTCTGCACACTTCGCGTTAATGAAGATACAGACTTCGAATTTATTGAAAATAAAATTAAACAACGCTGGGTACTACCTGAAAATAGTGGGCTTTCATCCGTCGCTGACCTTTCAATCGAAAATTATGTGATCACTTACTTAAGAGAGCATACTCATGCTGTTCTTATTATAGATGATGCACATTTTCTTGATTCATCAACTCTAGACCGATTATTCACTCTCAAGCATAGAATAGGATTAGCCTGCCCCCTTAGCCTTGGATTTATATTAGCAGGAGAAAATACTTTAAAGTTAGCCATTACCGATCTTGAAGACTCAAATCCTGCATGCACTCAAGTGTATCAAATTAATGTGCGCCCCTTTACCAGAGAACAAACAGGGCAATATATCGAGCATCGCCTTAAAACGGCTGGATTAGAAAATGAAGTATTACTTGATGAACCAAAAATAACTGAAATATATAAATCCACCTTAGGTAATATCCGGCAAATTCATGAGGTAGCAGTTTTAGCATTACAAAACCAATGCAGAGAAGATTCACTGGGAAATGTATTAGATCCACACATCACAATACGTAATCCTAAACCCAAGGTGCCCGTATTTTTAATTTCTATTTTGGCTATTATTGGTGTTGGTTTTTACTTTAATAATTATTTTAGTAATAAAGAATTGGACGATGACATTATCCCACTTCAAAAGCCACTCACAAACGAGCCTACACTTTCGCCTATTATGCAGGGGTCCAATATAGACCCAGCCGAGCAAACTCCTTCTTTGCCTCTACCTAATGCGCCAACAGCTCCATCTGACAAATTGGATGTTAGCGCGATTAAAATTCCGCAAATTGCAAAAAAAGAACCAGCTGTTATCGAGGATTCGCTTTTAGCAGAATCCATCGAGGATCTTGACATCAAGCAATTAGAGACTCTCAAGGAAAAATTAACAGAGAAAAATCAAACATCTGTTACAGAAAATTCCACCCCAAATAACTCGCCTAAAATTGCTGAAAAATCAGATCCAGTTGAAAAATCACCTACACCTCCCACTCAAGTAGCTGTGGCTAAAAAAGGCGAAAATTGGTTGAAAGCTCTTGATCCAGAAAGCTACACTTTACAAGTAGTCGCAACAAAAGATACTAAGCAGCTCGAGTCACTTATAAAGAAAGAAAACTTAAAAGAGAACTACGCGTATTTTGATAAGCCGGTCAAGGATGCAACGTATTATGTTCTAGTAGTTGGTAACTATAAAACACGTAACGACGCTTTAACCGCTATTGAAAAGCTACCTTCTAACCTAAGAAAAAATAAACCTTGGCCAGTCGCCCTTAAAAACATTCAAAAGTTTTTAAATTAA
- a CDS encoding GGDEF domain-containing protein yields MEQLSDSLLLMLKSCTDLPSPPAIATKIIELSSCETSGLSDVADVVSIDPALSAKLLRMANSPLYTKQRKVENLRQAILLFGLNGTLNIALSFSLKQSAVEDCNSGLNYNLYWKRSLASAILSQDIIQRIGSCSKDCAFLAGLLQDIGMLALDKAAPNLYKNIGLDQAKHEKLFQLEQSSLQADHSLVGAWLLEQWHLPSNLLEPIHHSHSVMDDDHEYDSDLSKTVACSSLFADIFIAEEEDIHPLLSNSINHAKKVINFNDKEFHSIIETASENYADLAQMFDIEIENPNMLDFISEQAKEVLILRNLNQIKETESLQKAAKKLESKTAELEELNRRDGLTKLFNRRYFDESIEVEFKNANKYQWPLGLIFIDIDYFKQINDNLGHDAGDEVLRQVSSILLDCTRDSDIVSRYGGEEFTIILPGTNEEGVNITCNRIINAFRNTTMKLSNDKIAHITVSAGACVYEGSNKDLKNWHELVRHADQATYQSKNNGRDQYCLVSDFHSVEQDKKIAS; encoded by the coding sequence ATGGAACAATTAAGCGATTCGTTACTGTTAATGTTGAAGTCGTGTACAGATCTTCCGAGCCCTCCGGCTATTGCCACTAAAATTATAGAATTAAGCTCATGTGAAACCTCTGGTTTAAGTGATGTTGCTGATGTTGTCAGCATAGATCCTGCTTTAAGCGCAAAACTGCTACGCATGGCTAATTCACCTCTTTACACAAAACAAAGAAAAGTAGAGAACCTTAGACAAGCAATTTTGCTATTTGGATTAAATGGAACCTTAAATATCGCATTAAGTTTTTCACTTAAACAAAGTGCTGTTGAAGATTGCAATTCAGGATTAAATTACAATCTATATTGGAAACGCTCACTTGCTTCCGCCATATTGTCTCAAGACATTATCCAACGAATTGGTAGCTGTTCAAAAGACTGTGCATTTTTGGCTGGTCTATTACAAGACATAGGCATGTTGGCTCTTGATAAAGCGGCACCAAATTTATATAAAAACATTGGACTTGATCAAGCCAAACATGAAAAATTATTTCAGTTAGAGCAAAGCTCTCTACAAGCAGATCATAGTCTTGTAGGGGCTTGGCTTTTGGAACAATGGCATCTACCTAGTAACTTACTTGAACCTATACATCATAGTCATTCGGTTATGGATGACGATCACGAGTATGATTCAGACCTCTCAAAAACAGTCGCTTGTTCCAGCCTGTTCGCAGATATATTCATAGCAGAAGAAGAAGACATCCATCCCCTATTATCAAACTCTATCAATCATGCGAAAAAGGTTATCAACTTTAATGATAAAGAATTTCACAGTATTATCGAAACCGCTTCTGAAAATTATGCTGATCTAGCACAAATGTTCGATATTGAGATAGAAAATCCAAACATGCTGGATTTCATTTCAGAGCAGGCCAAAGAAGTTCTTATTCTAAGAAACCTTAACCAGATTAAAGAGACTGAAAGTTTGCAAAAAGCTGCCAAGAAACTCGAATCTAAAACAGCTGAACTCGAAGAGCTTAATCGCAGGGATGGGCTGACTAAACTATTTAATCGCCGCTACTTTGACGAATCAATTGAAGTTGAATTTAAAAATGCTAACAAATATCAGTGGCCTTTAGGTTTAATATTTATTGATATTGATTATTTCAAGCAAATTAATGACAATTTAGGTCACGATGCAGGGGATGAGGTACTTCGCCAAGTCTCGAGCATTTTACTGGACTGTACTAGAGACTCAGACATAGTTTCTCGTTATGGAGGCGAAGAATTTACCATCATACTACCAGGTACAAATGAGGAGGGTGTAAATATCACATGTAATAGAATTATCAATGCCTTCCGCAATACCACTATGAAACTCAGTAATGACAAGATCGCTCATATCACAGTTTCAGCAGGAGCTTGTGTATACGAGGGTAGTAATAAAGATTTAAAAAATTGGCATGAGCTAGTCAGACATGCTGACCAAGCAACATACCAATCTAAGAACAATGGTAGAGATCAATATTGTCTAGTTAGCGACTTTCACTCTGTAGAACAGGATAAAAAAATTGCTAGTTAG
- the aroB gene encoding 3-dehydroquinate synthase, protein MRTLKVDLGSRSYPIYIGENLLSENELLTTHINGKQVVVISNDTVAPLYLDSLLVALKNLQAHKIILSDGESYKTLATIELIFDQLLEKRCARDITIIALGGGVVGDISGFAAACYQRGVDFIQVPTTLLSQVDSSVGGKTGVNHPLGKNMIGAFYQPQCVLADISTLSTLPSRELSAGLAEVIKYGLIANKPFFGWLESNIDRLLKLDTDALEYAIEQSCSCKAEIVASDEYEKSGRRALLNLGHTFGHAIETGMGYGNWLHGEAVGCGMVMAAQFSAKLGWLTSKDVSKVSNLITAANLPTQPPSELTASKMLELMSIDKKVQDGKLHLVLLKDIGEAVLTSDFNHDLLYSSLTELLNNS, encoded by the coding sequence ATGCGCACGTTGAAAGTTGACCTTGGATCTCGCTCTTATCCGATTTATATAGGCGAAAACTTACTATCTGAAAATGAATTATTAACAACTCATATAAATGGAAAGCAAGTTGTTGTTATCTCTAATGATACAGTTGCACCTTTATATTTGGATAGCTTGCTAGTTGCCTTGAAAAATTTACAAGCGCACAAAATAATTTTATCAGATGGTGAAAGCTATAAAACATTAGCTACTATTGAGTTGATTTTTGACCAACTATTAGAAAAAAGATGTGCACGTGACATTACGATAATTGCACTAGGAGGAGGTGTTGTAGGAGATATTAGCGGGTTTGCTGCAGCTTGTTACCAACGTGGTGTAGATTTCATTCAAGTCCCAACTACATTACTCTCTCAAGTAGACTCTTCTGTAGGTGGCAAAACAGGCGTTAATCACCCGTTAGGGAAAAATATGATTGGCGCATTTTATCAACCACAATGTGTTTTAGCAGATATCAGCACTTTAAGTACCTTACCAAGTCGTGAATTAAGTGCAGGTCTAGCCGAAGTCATTAAATATGGGCTTATTGCAAATAAGCCATTTTTTGGTTGGCTAGAGAGTAATATTGATCGTTTGTTAAAATTAGACACCGATGCTTTAGAATATGCTATTGAGCAGTCATGTTCATGCAAAGCTGAAATAGTAGCTAGTGATGAATATGAAAAAAGCGGTAGGCGTGCATTGTTAAATCTTGGGCATACTTTTGGCCATGCGATTGAAACTGGTATGGGTTATGGCAATTGGCTACATGGTGAAGCGGTAGGTTGTGGGATGGTAATGGCTGCTCAATTTTCAGCAAAGCTAGGTTGGCTGACTAGTAAAGATGTAAGTAAAGTTTCTAATTTGATAACAGCTGCAAATTTGCCTACGCAACCACCTTCAGAGCTAACAGCAAGCAAAATGCTTGAACTGATGTCTATAGATAAAAAGGTACAAGACGGCAAACTCCACCTTGTATTACTAAAAGATATAGGAGAAGCTGTTTTAACAAGCGATTTTAATCATGATTTACTTTACAGTTCGCTGACTGAGTTACTCAACAATAGTTAA
- the rpoD gene encoding RNA polymerase sigma factor RpoD, with protein sequence MEPESNTDQQNQQYSLKDLIAKGKEQGYLTYAEVNDHLPNSIVDPEQIEDIISMINDMGIRVHEQAPDEDSLLVSETAASAEDLAEEAAAALASVDSEFGRTTDPVRMYMREMGTVNLLTREGEIKIAKRIEEGLSQVLFAIGHYPRSIETLLLLYAKVEAEEMRLTDLISGFLDPDAVDEIPTPAVVNRGADAEKSDGNKEDEEDEEEIDTGPDPEEAREHFEKLASLYKVSQSAAVLKNPKKAVAAREEVAEWFMRLKLTQKVIDALAGSLRTTVSSIRNHERLIMALCVDYSRIPKKKFIESFKENETNIEWVAGLINGKAPYSETLVEVQEEVVKEQQKLSTIQDGAKLTIAEIKEINRRMSIGEAKARRAKKEMVEANLRLVISIAKKYTNRGLQFLDLIQEGNIGLMKAVDKFEYRRGYKFSTYATWWIRQAITRSIADQARTIRIPVHMIETINKLNRISRQMLQEMGREATPEELSERMEMPEDKVRKVLKIAKEPISMETPIGDDEDSHLGDFIEDANIESPVEAAAGVGLSEATREILASLTPREAKVLRMRFGIDMNTDHTLEEVGKQFDVTRERIRQIEAKALRKLRHPTRSEQLRSFLELE encoded by the coding sequence ATGGAACCAGAATCAAATACAGATCAGCAAAATCAACAATATAGCCTCAAAGACTTAATTGCTAAGGGGAAAGAACAAGGCTACCTCACCTATGCTGAAGTAAATGACCATCTGCCTAATTCTATAGTAGATCCAGAGCAAATCGAAGATATCATCAGTATGATCAATGACATGGGCATACGCGTCCATGAGCAAGCTCCAGACGAAGACTCTTTATTAGTTTCTGAAACAGCAGCATCTGCCGAAGATTTAGCAGAAGAAGCCGCCGCTGCCCTCGCCTCAGTGGACAGTGAATTTGGAAGAACTACTGACCCAGTGCGAATGTACATGCGTGAAATGGGCACGGTTAACCTGCTAACCCGTGAGGGCGAGATTAAGATTGCTAAGCGCATTGAAGAGGGGCTCTCACAAGTATTGTTCGCGATAGGACATTACCCACGTTCGATTGAAACTCTACTGTTGCTTTACGCGAAAGTTGAAGCTGAAGAAATGCGTCTGACAGACCTCATATCTGGTTTTCTTGACCCAGATGCAGTGGATGAAATTCCTACGCCTGCAGTTGTTAACAGAGGAGCAGATGCTGAAAAATCTGATGGCAACAAGGAAGATGAGGAAGATGAGGAAGAAATTGATACCGGTCCTGATCCAGAAGAAGCAAGAGAACACTTTGAGAAGTTAGCTAGTTTATACAAAGTTTCTCAATCTGCCGCGGTGCTTAAAAACCCTAAAAAAGCAGTTGCTGCACGTGAAGAAGTTGCAGAATGGTTCATGCGCCTCAAGCTAACCCAAAAAGTTATCGATGCACTTGCGGGAAGCCTGCGTACAACAGTAAGCAGCATTCGTAACCATGAAAGATTAATTATGGCTTTATGCGTAGATTATTCTCGGATTCCAAAAAAGAAGTTTATTGAGTCTTTTAAAGAAAACGAAACAAACATTGAGTGGGTTGCAGGTTTAATTAATGGAAAAGCGCCTTACTCAGAAACTTTAGTAGAAGTCCAAGAGGAAGTGGTTAAGGAACAACAAAAATTATCCACAATTCAAGATGGCGCCAAGCTGACTATTGCTGAAATCAAAGAAATTAACCGTCGCATGTCAATTGGTGAAGCAAAAGCAAGAAGAGCTAAAAAAGAAATGGTCGAGGCCAACTTGCGCTTAGTAATTTCAATTGCTAAAAAATATACAAATCGAGGGCTACAGTTCTTAGATTTAATTCAAGAAGGTAATATCGGACTAATGAAAGCAGTTGATAAATTTGAATACCGCCGAGGTTACAAATTTTCAACATATGCAACTTGGTGGATACGACAAGCAATTACTCGTTCTATCGCTGATCAGGCGCGCACGATACGTATTCCAGTGCACATGATAGAGACAATCAATAAGCTTAATCGCATCTCTCGTCAGATGTTACAAGAAATGGGAAGAGAGGCGACTCCAGAAGAACTTTCTGAGCGCATGGAAATGCCTGAAGATAAAGTACGCAAAGTTTTAAAAATTGCCAAAGAGCCTATCTCAATGGAAACTCCTATTGGTGACGATGAAGACTCACATCTCGGTGATTTCATTGAAGATGCCAATATTGAATCTCCCGTCGAGGCAGCAGCAGGCGTTGGCTTAAGTGAAGCAACTCGTGAAATACTTGCCTCCCTTACTCCACGAGAGGCAAAGGTATTGCGCATGAGATTTGGTATAGATATGAATACTGACCATACCCTTGAAGAAGTGGGCAAACAATTTGATGTCACTCGTGAACGTATTCGCCAAATCGAAGCCAAAGCTTTACGTAAACTTAGGCACCCAACCCGCTCAGAGCAATTACGTAGCTTCCTTGAATTGGAATAA
- a CDS encoding deoxyguanosinetriphosphate triphosphohydrolase, with protein sequence MVAISAHSSKTKPVNSGLAEYAVTQAQSLKRKYSEPRCQTRNEYQRDRDRIIHSTAFRRLEYKTQVFINHEGDLYRTRLTHSVEVAQIARSISRALNLNEDLTEAIALAHDLGHTAFGHAGQDALHECMREYGGFEHNLQSLRVVDFLEEKYPDFDGLNLMFETREGILKHCSIKNAREMGTIGQRFIDRTQPSLEAQLTNIADEIAYNNHDVDDGLRSGLITIQQLKQVDLFGRHYFDVNERFSDLPEKRKAQEAIRRIINQLVCGLIDNTVNNIEHNQIKTIHDVRSSKKPIVVFSSELKKQMGELKSFLHINLYQHEQVNKMSANARKIISNLFISFYNSPELLPEEHRIKALKRKEIGGNNEFARVIADYIAGMTDRYAQIEYGRIN encoded by the coding sequence ATGGTCGCTATATCTGCGCATTCTTCTAAAACCAAGCCTGTCAATTCTGGCTTAGCCGAATATGCAGTCACACAAGCCCAATCACTCAAGAGAAAATACTCAGAACCCCGCTGTCAAACTCGCAATGAATATCAACGCGATCGCGATCGCATCATCCATAGCACAGCATTCAGACGGCTTGAATATAAAACACAAGTTTTTATCAACCATGAAGGTGACTTGTATCGCACTCGCCTCACACACTCCGTTGAAGTAGCTCAAATTGCTCGTTCAATTTCGCGCGCGTTAAATTTAAATGAAGATCTAACTGAAGCAATTGCTCTTGCACATGATTTAGGACACACGGCTTTTGGTCATGCTGGTCAAGATGCTTTGCATGAATGCATGAGAGAATATGGTGGGTTTGAGCATAACCTCCAATCGTTACGCGTGGTGGACTTTCTCGAAGAAAAATATCCAGACTTCGATGGATTGAATTTAATGTTTGAAACTCGCGAAGGCATACTTAAGCACTGTTCAATCAAAAATGCGCGTGAGATGGGTACAATCGGCCAACGATTTATTGATCGTACTCAACCAAGTCTTGAAGCGCAGCTAACTAATATTGCAGATGAAATTGCATATAATAATCATGATGTTGACGATGGATTACGCTCAGGTCTCATAACCATCCAACAGCTAAAACAGGTGGATTTATTTGGTCGTCATTATTTTGATGTTAACGAAAGATTTTCTGACTTGCCAGAAAAGAGAAAGGCTCAAGAAGCTATTCGGCGCATTATTAACCAACTAGTTTGCGGCTTGATTGATAATACAGTTAATAATATTGAACATAATCAGATTAAAACCATCCACGATGTGCGCTCCTCTAAAAAGCCTATTGTTGTTTTTAGTTCTGAACTAAAAAAACAAATGGGTGAGCTAAAATCTTTCTTGCATATCAACTTGTATCAGCATGAACAAGTGAATAAGATGAGTGCTAACGCAAGAAAAATTATTTCTAATTTATTTATTAGCTTCTACAATAGTCCTGAGCTACTTCCCGAGGAGCATCGAATCAAGGCGTTAAAAAGAAAAGAAATTGGTGGCAATAATGAATTCGCTCGTGTTATTGCTGATTATATTGCCGGTATGACAGACCGTTATGCACAGATTGAGTACGGCCGAATTAACTAA
- the aroK gene encoding shikimate kinase AroK — MLRNIILIGPMGAGKSSVGKRLARQLNRKFYDCDKVLEERTGVTITTIFELEGEQGFRQRETKILQELTDKENSVIATGGGVILLSENIKLLSTNSIVVYLSACVNSQIKRTRHDKKRPLLQTQDRHATLQNLANTRNPIYRELADIIIDTDAQSISSSIEQIIAHVNNIKN; from the coding sequence ATGTTAAGAAACATTATCTTAATCGGCCCCATGGGTGCAGGGAAATCTTCAGTCGGTAAAAGGTTAGCCAGGCAACTAAATCGAAAATTTTACGACTGTGATAAAGTTTTAGAAGAGCGTACCGGTGTTACAATTACTACGATTTTTGAGCTAGAAGGCGAACAAGGTTTTAGGCAACGTGAAACAAAAATTCTTCAAGAATTGACCGATAAAGAGAATTCTGTGATCGCGACAGGTGGTGGCGTAATCCTGCTTTCAGAAAACATAAAATTACTAAGTACAAATAGTATAGTTGTATATTTAAGTGCTTGTGTTAATTCTCAAATCAAAAGGACTAGGCATGATAAAAAACGTCCGTTGCTTCAAACCCAAGACCGTCATGCTACACTTCAAAATCTTGCAAATACTCGCAATCCAATCTATCGCGAGCTTGCAGATATTATAATTGATACTGATGCCCAAAGTATTAGTTCGTCTATCGAACAAATAATTGCACACGTAAATAACATTAAAAATTAA
- the dnaG gene encoding DNA primase, whose product MAGKIPQPFIDQVLNQTDIVDLINGYVELKNKGREFTACCPFHGEKTPSFTVSPEKQFYHCFGCGAHGTAINFLMEHEGLQFIEAIEVLANRLGLEVTTEEGNAPRSDNHKLYEALEEANKYYQNQLRINQDAISYLKSRGISGEIASMFNIGFAPTGFNNISKAFSNNFGQACLVNTGLLSEKSEKKTYDRFRSRIMFPIKDTRGRTIGFGGRSVDDTMPKYMNSPETELFHKGNTLYGIYEARKSLGKLNQLIIVEGYMDVVALSQHNIKNCVATLGTATTTQNIRNLLRFSSDLIFCFDGDRAGRDAAWKALDQMLPEYKDGINIRFAFMPQGDDPDSLIRSLGKDAFNDYLNNAASLSEYFFTNLIKDIDTSTPDGRAKLASTAKPLLAKIPPTVFRDLMYKELNERVGTTIPVASSIINHTIQSASNANKQNRSLKYTKTRLAVALLIRDPSLAKNALPTEELSNLLSVPGISLLIQLLEIINADPNISPIALVERFHDQNDYGSLQKLLLWDPPDMENRELSFKQTMDRFKEDIRRNELDSIIQSENL is encoded by the coding sequence ATGGCTGGAAAAATTCCACAGCCTTTTATTGATCAAGTATTAAATCAGACGGATATCGTCGATCTGATCAATGGCTACGTTGAATTAAAAAACAAAGGCAGAGAATTTACTGCTTGCTGCCCATTCCATGGAGAAAAAACACCTTCATTTACTGTTAGCCCTGAAAAACAGTTCTATCATTGCTTTGGTTGCGGTGCACACGGTACAGCTATTAATTTCTTAATGGAGCATGAAGGGCTTCAGTTTATTGAAGCCATTGAAGTGCTTGCGAATAGATTGGGGCTTGAGGTAACAACTGAAGAAGGTAATGCCCCACGCAGCGACAATCATAAACTTTATGAAGCATTGGAAGAGGCCAATAAGTACTATCAAAATCAACTGCGTATAAATCAGGATGCGATTTCCTATTTAAAATCTCGTGGCATCTCTGGCGAGATTGCTTCTATGTTTAACATCGGTTTTGCGCCAACAGGTTTTAACAATATTTCTAAAGCATTTAGTAATAATTTTGGACAAGCGTGCTTAGTAAATACTGGTTTGCTCTCTGAAAAATCTGAAAAAAAAACATATGATCGCTTTCGCAGTCGAATTATGTTTCCAATAAAAGATACACGTGGGAGAACTATAGGTTTTGGTGGCAGGTCAGTTGATGACACAATGCCAAAATATATGAATAGCCCTGAAACAGAGTTATTTCATAAAGGTAATACACTCTACGGAATTTATGAAGCTAGGAAGTCACTAGGGAAACTTAATCAATTAATAATTGTGGAAGGCTACATGGATGTAGTTGCACTATCACAACATAATATAAAAAATTGTGTTGCCACTTTAGGCACCGCTACAACGACTCAAAATATTCGCAACTTACTCCGTTTTAGTTCTGATCTAATTTTCTGTTTTGACGGCGACCGCGCTGGCAGAGATGCTGCTTGGAAAGCACTTGATCAGATGCTTCCTGAATATAAAGATGGGATCAATATTCGTTTTGCATTTATGCCTCAGGGAGACGATCCAGATTCTTTGATTCGCAGTCTAGGTAAAGATGCTTTTAATGATTATTTGAATAATGCTGCTTCTTTATCAGAATATTTTTTTACTAACTTAATAAAAGATATAGATACCTCAACACCAGATGGTCGAGCAAAACTAGCTAGCACTGCTAAACCTCTCTTAGCAAAAATTCCTCCTACAGTATTCCGAGATCTTATGTACAAGGAACTAAATGAGAGGGTCGGCACTACAATTCCTGTGGCATCTTCTATCATTAATCACACCATTCAATCTGCGTCTAATGCAAACAAACAGAATCGCTCACTTAAATACACGAAAACTCGTTTGGCCGTCGCTTTGCTTATTAGAGATCCATCATTAGCAAAAAATGCTTTACCTACTGAAGAACTTTCTAATTTGTTATCAGTGCCTGGTATTAGCTTATTAATACAGCTACTTGAAATCATTAATGCGGACCCCAATATTAGCCCAATTGCGTTAGTAGAAAGATTCCACGACCAAAATGACTATGGATCCCTGCAAAAATTACTTTTATGGGATCCACCGGATATGGAAAATCGCGAGTTATCGTTTAAACAAACGATGGATCGCTTTAAGGAGGATATTCGGCGAAATGAGCTCGATTCTATTATCCAGTCAGAAAACTTATAG